The segment GGAAATCGCGGAGAAGCCGCGGACGCCGGCGAAGGACGAGAAGCCGAAGCCGAAGGCCAAACCGGCGAAGGAGAAGCCGGCTCCGCCGCCACTCGCACCGCCGCCCAGCCCGCACGAGCCGTTCGAGCCGATGCTGGCCGGAATGGAAGAGGTCGGCACCGGCCTGCTCGACCGGCTCGACGCGATGCAGCGGGTGGCCGCGTCCGCGCCGGGCGGGCCGCTGCTCATCGTGGCCGGCCCGGGCACCGGCAAGACCCGCACGCTGACGCACCGGATCGCGTACCTCTGTGCCGAGCTGGGCGTCTTCCCGGAGCGGTGCCTGGCGATCACCTTCACCCGGCGGGCCGCCGCCGAACTGAAGGAGCGACTCGAGGCGCTGCTGGGTGACGTCGCCGAGGACATCACGGTCGGCACGTTCCACTCGCTGGGCCTGACCGTGCTGAAGGAGAACGCGAAGGCGGCCGGCCTCGGTTCCGGCTGGCGGATCGCGGACGATCAGGAGCAGGCTCAGGCTCGGGAGCAGGCCGGCGAGGACGACGCGGCGTATCGCAAGCTGCTGCGCCAGCAGGACCTGGTGGATCTGGACGACCTGATCAGTGTGCCGATGACGCTGCTGCGCGAAGATCCGGCGCTGGTCGAGAAGTACCGCAGGCGCTGGCAGTGGATCTTCGTGGACGAGTACCAGGACGTCGACGAGCTCCAGTACGAGCTGCTGCGGCTGCTCAGCCCGGCCGACGGCAACCTGTGCGCGATCGGCGACCCGGACCAGGCGATCTACTCGTTCCGCGGCGCCGACGTGCGGTACTTCCTCCGCTTCAACCAGGACTTCGTGGACGCCCGGCTGGTCCGGCTGACCCGCAACTACCGGTCGTCGGCGCCGATCCTGGCCGCCGCGGTGCAGGCCATCGCTCCGTCGTCGCTGGTGAGCGGCCGGCGGCTGGACCCGGCCCGGCTGGATCCGGAGGCCGCGCTGGTCGGTCGCTACCCGGCGCGCAGTGTCGCCGACGAGGCCGACTTCGTGGTGCGCACGATCGACGAGCTGGTCGGCGGCCTGTCTCACCGGTCGCTCGACTCGGGCCGCGTGGACTCCCGCGCCACCGTCGTCGGCAACTTGTCATTTTCGGACATCGCGGTGCTGTATCGCACCGACACGCAGTCCGGCCCGATCGTCGACGCGCTGTCGCGAGCCGGCATTCCGGTGCAGAAGCGCTCGCACAACCGGCTGCGCGACCGCGCCGGGGTCCAGGTCATCGCCCGCGAGCTGCGGCACGCGGGCGGGCCGGCCGGTTCACTTCCGGTCCGGGTCAAGGCCGCCGCGCAGACACTGGCCCAGAGGTACGCGGCACCCACACTCGACGGCGGCCAGCTCACCCCGGAAGACGTCTGGTCCTCGGCGGAACTGCTGATGCCGCTGGCCAACCGGGTCGGCGAGGACCTGCCGCTGTTCCTGCAGCAGCTGGAGACCGGCGCTGAGGTGGACGCCCTGGACCCGCGGGCCGAGGCGGTCAACCTGCTGACCCTGCACGCCGCGAAGGGCCTGGAGTTCCCGGTCGTCTTCCTGGTCGGCTGCGAGGACGGGCTGCTCCCGCTGCGCTGGCCCGGCTCGGCACCGTCGGACGATGACATCGCCGAGGAGCGCCGGCTGTTCTTCGTCGGCCTGACCCGCGCCCAGGACCGGCTGTACGTGAGCTACTCGGCGAAGCGGTTCCGGCACGGCAGCGAGCGCGAGCAGACCCCGACGCCGTTCCTCGACGTGATCGACTCCGGTCTGTTCGAGCGGTTGGGCGAGGCCGCACCGAGCCGCCCCAAGGACCGCCAGCTCCGGCTGCTCTGAAGGGCTCAGGCCGCCACCACTCCGAGCAGGGCGCCGGCCAGCAACGCCGGCCCGAAGGGCAGGGCACGCCCGCCGCGTGCCCGCCCGGTGACCAGCAGCCAGCCCGCCACCACCCCGTTGATCAGGTGCGCCGCCGCGAAGCCGACGGCGACCGCTGCCCATCCACCGAAGCCGAGCAGCAGCGCCAGCACCGCACCCAGCTTCACGTCGCCCAGCCCGAGTCCGCGCCCGGGCAGGAGGGCAATCGCCAGGTAGACGATGCCGACCGCGGCGCCGGCGGCCACCGCGGTACCGATTCGGGCCGGCTCGATCAGGGCGAGCGGCACTCCGACCACCAGGGCCAGTGCGCCGACCAGCGGATCGGGCAGGCGCAGGCACCGCAGGTCGATCATGGCCAGCAGTACCCCGAGCACTCCGGCGATCAGCAGCACCGGAAGGCCCGGGACCGGCCCGAGCAACGCCGCCGGCACCCCGGCAACAGCCGCCGACGCGACCACCGGGCCGAGCCAGCCG is part of the Actinoplanes sp. NBC_00393 genome and harbors:
- a CDS encoding UvrD-helicase domain-containing protein, with the protein product MRGVGVTADAYVADLHIHSRYSRACSRDLTLPNLAWWARRKGIALLGTGDFTHPAWFEHLKESLEPAEPGLFRLADEKPVTKRLPGSLRGTDPARFMLSVEISTIYKRDDRTRKVHHLLYAPDFTSVEKINTALGRIGNLTADGRPILGLDSRNLLEITLEAGGYLIPAHIWTPWFSALGSKSGFDAIADCYADLAEHVTAVETGLSSDPEMNWRVSSLDRYRLVSNSDAHSPAALAREATLFTGTPDYFAVKDGVGLAGTLEFFPEEGKYHADGHRACGVNWEPSKTRAANGRCPECGRPLTVGVLSRVEDLADRPLGFHKDTHVEHLIQLHEILGEIHGVGPKSKTVESQLNHLVATLGAELDILRKIPVEEIGKAGGEELREAITRLRRGDVRRVPGYDGEYGVITLFDPGELRNRTSAPQVETLFDMLPTEIAEKPRTPAKDEKPKPKAKPAKEKPAPPPLAPPPSPHEPFEPMLAGMEEVGTGLLDRLDAMQRVAASAPGGPLLIVAGPGTGKTRTLTHRIAYLCAELGVFPERCLAITFTRRAAAELKERLEALLGDVAEDITVGTFHSLGLTVLKENAKAAGLGSGWRIADDQEQAQAREQAGEDDAAYRKLLRQQDLVDLDDLISVPMTLLREDPALVEKYRRRWQWIFVDEYQDVDELQYELLRLLSPADGNLCAIGDPDQAIYSFRGADVRYFLRFNQDFVDARLVRLTRNYRSSAPILAAAVQAIAPSSLVSGRRLDPARLDPEAALVGRYPARSVADEADFVVRTIDELVGGLSHRSLDSGRVDSRATVVGNLSFSDIAVLYRTDTQSGPIVDALSRAGIPVQKRSHNRLRDRAGVQVIARELRHAGGPAGSLPVRVKAAAQTLAQRYAAPTLDGGQLTPEDVWSSAELLMPLANRVGEDLPLFLQQLETGAEVDALDPRAEAVNLLTLHAAKGLEFPVVFLVGCEDGLLPLRWPGSAPSDDDIAEERRLFFVGLTRAQDRLYVSYSAKRFRHGSEREQTPTPFLDVIDSGLFERLGEAAPSRPKDRQLRLL
- a CDS encoding prepilin peptidase, with the translated sequence MVASAAVAGVPAALLGPVPGLPVLLIAGVLGVLLAMIDLRCLRLPDPLVGALALVVGVPLALIEPARIGTAVAAGAAVGIVYLAIALLPGRGLGLGDVKLGAVLALLLGFGGWAAVAVGFAAAHLINGVVAGWLLVTGRARGGRALPFGPALLAGALLGVVAA